The Desulfonatronum thiodismutans nucleotide sequence ATACGCGAGACGGGCGTCCAGCTTGTCCAATACGGGCTCGCCCAAGCCCGCCGGAACCCCCAGGGCCTGAATCTCAACGATCCCGCCAAGGGTGTCGCCCTGGCCGCGAACCTCTTTAATTCGCTCCTCCCAGGGTCCGACCAGCCCGGCATGGGCCGCAAAAAACGAACGATTTGCCACGCCGTCCAGATTCACTCTCCGGCTTGTTCCGGAATCCGCCTCACTATTATGGTTCACGCTCTCCAGCCCGATACCGCCCAGTTCCACCGTGTACGCGGTCACGGTGACGCCCTGCGCGGCCAGGACCTCCTGGGCAATGCCTCCGCCCACCACCCGGCAAACGGTCTCCCGGCCCGAGGACCGTCCACCGCCGCGGTAATCCCGAATTCCGTACTTGGCCTGATACGTGATGTCCGCGTGTCCCGGGCGGTGTAGGAACTCCAGCGGTCCGTAATCCCGAGAACGTTGGTCCTCGTTGGCAATGAAGAAGCCGATGGCCGTGCCCGTTGTCCTGCCCTCAAACACTCCGGAGAGCAGCCGGACCCTGTCGGCCTCCTT carries:
- the aroC gene encoding chorismate synthase, which translates into the protein MSGNTIGRVFCLTTFGESHGPGLGGVVDGCPAGIALDEAVIQRELDRRKPGQGLGTTSRKEADRVRLLSGVFEGRTTGTAIGFFIANEDQRSRDYGPLEFLHRPGHADITYQAKYGIRDYRGGGRSSGRETVCRVVGGGIAQEVLAAQGVTVTAYTVELGGIGLESVNHNSEADSGTSRRVNLDGVANRSFFAAHAGLVGPWEERIKEVRGQGDTLGGIVEIQALGVPAGLGEPVLDKLDARLAYALMGVGAVKGVEIGAGFAATRMLGSANNDPILAGGFASNNAGGVLGGISSGQPLVIRVAVKPIPSIAKPQTTVDRHGREHELHIGGRHDICAIPRIVPVLKAMVCLTLADMLLLHRTARHSRS